A window from Solanum stenotomum isolate F172 chromosome 7, ASM1918654v1, whole genome shotgun sequence encodes these proteins:
- the LOC125871599 gene encoding COBRA-like protein 7 has translation MVISVCLYCCVSLKQRNHTTMATLLIFLPLILLISLPVSISQTSSNIAGDCNGIFVTYVYTSGFPIPPNVSTSNSNNQAYNFRSNLTILNNSPDELKSWRVFVGFQHRELLVSASHAVLADGTTLPGDVGNGTVFAGFPMTDLKSAIQTAGDVNQMQARIELVGTQYGVASPAAPLPSSISLANDGFLCSPSTSQGDRTQVCCLKDSNAKSNIMIHEEIQPRQEGDLTIMFDVTSSSESNYWAQVTISNNDNTSRLDNWKLSWEWMRDEFIYSMRGAYPTVVDTGDCIFGKQGEYYKGMDFSKALNCEKKPTIIDLPLEKTNDTTLGMVPFCCRNGTILPPFMDASKSKSAFVMQVYKMSPDLNISAIHPPQNWKINGTYSPGYVCGPPVRVSSSLFPNPAGLSSDTAAVASWQVICNISSSTLKKPKCCVSFSAFFNDSVVPCNTCACGCSNANPSNVCSASEPALLLPPEALLVPFDNRTEMAKDFNKRRDLPNPLPCGDNCGVSINWHLLSDFRGGWTARITLFNWGDTNIVDWFAAVQLDKAIQGFEKGYSFNGTIMPDTNNTIFMQGFSGLNYLLAERRGDNPRKDPPVPGTQQSVISFTKKTTPGIDVGAGDSFPSKVYFNGEECSLPVILPSGSNRQVPLASSAFSLLLTMLVLMVLQLSLRLEI, from the exons ATGGTCATTTCAGTTTGTCTATATTGCTGTGTCTCCCTAAAACAAAGAAACCATACTACAATGGCCACTTTGTTAATCTTTCTCCCACTCatcctcttaatttctcttcctgtttcaatttctcaaacttCCTCCAACATCGCTGGAGACTGTAATGGCATATTCGTAACTTACGTCTATACTTCTGGTTTTCCTATTCCTCCGAACGTCTCGACATCTAACTCCAACAACCAAGCTTACAATTTCAGGTCCAATCTCACAATCCTCAACAATAGTCCTGATGAACTCAAGTCTTGGAGAGTCTTTGTTGGGTTCCAACATAGAGAATTGTTGGTATCTGCTTCACATGCTGTGCTTGCTGATGGAACCACTCTGCCTGGTGATGTTGGAAATGGAACTGTTTTTGCTGGATTCCCTATGACTGACCTTAAGTCCGCGATTCAGACTGCTGGAGATGTCAATCAGATGCAGGCTCGGATCGAGCTGGTTGGTACACAGTATGGTGTTGCATCTCCTGCTGCTCCCTTGCCTTCTTCCATCAGTCTGGCTAATGATGGTTTCTTGTGTTCTCCTTCTACATCTCAAG GTGATCGGACCCAAGTTTGTTGTCTAAAAGATTCAAACGCCAAATCCAACATCATGATCCATGAGGAAATCCAACCTCGGCAAGAGGGTGATCTTACAATAATGTTTGATGTCACTAGCTCATCCGAATCTAATTACTGGGCACAAGTTACAATCTCAAATAACGACAACACTAGTCGTCTTGATAACTGGAAATTAAGCTGGGAATGGATGAGGGATGAGTTCATCTATAGCATGAGGGGAGCTTATCCTACGGTTGTTGATACAGGGGACTGCATCTTCGGTAAGCAGGGTGAATATTACAAGGGCATGGATTTTTCAAAGGCCTTGAACTGTGAAAAGAAACCCACAATCATCGACCTTCCTTTGGAAAAGACAAATGATACAACCTTAGGAATGGTTCCTTTCTGTTGTCGAAATGGAACCATTTTGCCACCTTTCATGGATGCAAGCAAGTCAAAGTCAGCTTTTGTAATGCAAGTCTACAAAATGTCACCTGACCTTAACATAAGTGCTATCCACCCTCCACAGAACTGGAAAATAAATGGAACTTACAGTCCTGGTTATGTATGTGGACCGCCAGTCCGAGTATCCTCCAGCCTCTTCCCTAATCCTGCAGGGTTATCTTCAGATACAGCTGCTGTTGCTAGTTGGCAAGTAATCTGCAACATTAGCAGTTCAACCTTAAAGAAGCCCAAGTGTTGTGTATCATTCTCTGCATTCTTCAACGATTCTGTCGTTCCTTGTAACACATGTGCCTGTGGCTGCAGCAACGCGAACCCCAGTAATGTGTGCAGTGCCTCCGAGCCAGCACTACTTTTACCACCAGAGGCACTTCTGGTGCCCTTTGACAATCGAACTGAAATGGCAAAGGACTTTAATAAAAGACGAGATTTGCCAAATCCCTTACCTTGCGGAGACAACTGTGGAGTCAGCATTAACTGGCATTTGCTCAGTGATTTCAGAGGTGGATGGACAGCAAGAATAACTCTGTTTAATTGGGGCGACACTAACATTGTTGACTGGTTCGCTGCTGTACAGTTGGATAAAGCCATCCAAGGTTTTGAAAAAGGATACTCTTTCAACGGAACCATCATGCCTGATACTAACAACACAATATTTATGCAGGGATTTTCAGGCTTAAATTACCTTCTTGCAGAAAGAAGAGGAGATAATCCAAGGAAAGATCCTCCAGTTCCTGGTACCCAGCAATCAGTCATATCTTTCACAAAGAAGACCACGCCTGGAATCGACGTAGGAGCCGGTGATAGTTTTCCAAGTAAAGTTTACTTCAATGGGGAGGAGTGCTCCCTTCCTGTAATACTTCCTTCTGGTAGTAATCGCCAAGTCCCTCTAGCCTCTAGTGCTTTCAGTCTTCTTCTAACCATGCTAGTCCTCATGGTTCTACAACTATCACTGAGGCTAGAAATATGA